In Erinaceus europaeus chromosome 10, mEriEur2.1, whole genome shotgun sequence, one DNA window encodes the following:
- the LOC103118207 gene encoding 26S proteasome regulatory subunit 10B-like, with protein MDGFDTLHRVKMIMATSRPDTLDPTLLRPGRLDRKIHIDLPNEQARLDILKIHAGPIIKHGEIDYEAVVKLSDGFNGADLRNVSIEAGMFAIGADHDFAVQEDIMKAVRKVADSKKLESKLDYKPV; from the coding sequence ATGGATGGATTCGATACTCTACATAGAGTTAAAATGATCATGGCTACAAGCAGACCAGATACTCTGGACCCTACTTTGCTTCGTCCAGGAAGATTAGATAGAAAAATACATATTGATTTACCAAATGAACAAGCAAGATTAGATATATTGAAAATCCATGCTGGTCCCATAATAAAGCATGGTGAAATAGATTATGaagcagttgtgaagctttctgatGGCTTTAATGGAGCAGACCTGAGAAATGTTTCTATTGAAGCAGGCATGTTTGCAATTGGAGCTGATCATGACTTTGCAGTACAGGAAGACATCATGAAAGCAGTTAGAAAAGTAGCTGATTCCAAGAAGCTAGAGTCTAAATTGGACTACAAACCTGTGTAA